In the Afipia sp. GAS231 genome, CCGACACCGAGCAGGACGCCCTGCCCGTTGGCGATGCCGAGTTCGAGGCTGGCCGCGATTCGCCGCGCCCGCTCGACGAAATGGGCTGCGGCCGCGGGCGGACAGATTTCGCGCGCCGTCGCCTCGAACAGATCGAGCCAGCGGTCGAAATGCGCGGCATCGACCGGCAGCGGCATATGCTTGACCATCGGCGTGCCGTGATAACGGCCAGACATCAGCGCGACCGATGACCAGAACGCGCACATCTGCGCAAGATGAGGCTCCCAGTCGGCAATACGGGCATCGAACACCGGCGCCAGCACCGCGTCCGCGCGCACCTTGTCGTAGAAGGCGTGCACCAGGCGCTCGATCATGGCCTCGGTAATCCCTGTCCGTTCGCTGATCTCGGCTGTGATCTGTTCGCGCCGCTCGGCTCCCGTCACGATCATTTCCCTCGCACATCGCTTAAATAGGTATTTGAAATACCTATTTAAGGCGCTATAGAAGATTTGCAAGCAAAACTTGCGAGAGGATCCCATGCGCCTGACATCGTTCACGGATTTTGCGTTGCGCGCCCTGATGCGGCTGGCGGGCGAACCGACGCGCTCGTTTGCGACCAACGAAATCGCGGCCGAGTTCGGCATTTCCCGCAACCATCTGGCCAAGGTGGTGCGCGACCTCGCCGATGGCGGCTTCATCGCGACCCAGCGCGGCGCCGGCGGCGGGTTCTCGCTCGCACGCTCCGCCCAGTCGATCACGCTTGGCCAGGTCGTGCGGGCGCTGGAAGGGCCGCACGCGCTGGTCGAATGTTTTCGCGACGATGGTGGTTCGTGCGCGCTGACGCCGCGCTGCCGCCTGAAGGCGAAACTCGCCGCCGCGCGCGAAGCTTTTATGCGCGAACTCGACTCGACGACACTTGAGGAATGCGCCTATCCCGCACGGGCTGGACGCAGCGCGGCGCCCGCATCATGAAACCGATCGAATTCGAAAATGGCGAGGTCGAGATCGATGCATCCATCGTCGCCGATGGGCTCGGCGTGACGCTAGCCCTGCTCCAGCAAGGGATGCGCACGGGCAGCATCACCAGCCTTGCCGAGCGCGGCGTCGATGCCGATCAGGGCCGCCATCGCCTCACCTTCTTCTCCGAACACCGGCGGTTCCGCGTCGTGATCGACGCGTCGGGCGCCGTTATCCAGCGCTCGGCGCTCGACTTTGGTGCCGGATCGCTGCCGAAATCGGTGCGCAAGCCCGGCGGATGAAAACCGCGACGCACGCAGCATCGCCAGCTCAGGTGCCGCACATCTGCGCCCAACGGGAACGTTTCGTCCCGAATCTCTCGTCCAG is a window encoding:
- a CDS encoding group III truncated hemoglobin, whose translation is MIVTGAERREQITAEISERTGITEAMIERLVHAFYDKVRADAVLAPVFDARIADWEPHLAQMCAFWSSVALMSGRYHGTPMVKHMPLPVDAAHFDRWLDLFEATAREICPPAAAAHFVERARRIAASLELGIANGQGVLLGVGERFRRIETGASR
- a CDS encoding Rrf2 family transcriptional regulator, whose product is MRLTSFTDFALRALMRLAGEPTRSFATNEIAAEFGISRNHLAKVVRDLADGGFIATQRGAGGGFSLARSAQSITLGQVVRALEGPHALVECFRDDGGSCALTPRCRLKAKLAAAREAFMRELDSTTLEECAYPARAGRSAAPAS
- a CDS encoding DUF6522 family protein, with the translated sequence MKPIEFENGEVEIDASIVADGLGVTLALLQQGMRTGSITSLAERGVDADQGRHRLTFFSEHRRFRVVIDASGAVIQRSALDFGAGSLPKSVRKPGG